The Bradysia coprophila strain Holo2 unplaced genomic scaffold, BU_Bcop_v1 contig_732, whole genome shotgun sequence genome has a window encoding:
- the LOC119084411 gene encoding 5'-3' exoribonuclease 2-like isoform X2, giving the protein MFKVIIFVALVIASVFGAPAPAPAPAPAPKPHYVSSVPFGYSAYASPYIASPYVGSYVSPYSYAYGGYSPLGIGGIGAYGAYGAYPYAFY; this is encoded by the exons atgttcaaagttATT attttcgtTGCGCTCGTAATTGCTTCGGTGTTTGGAGCACCAGCACCGGCTCCAGCTCCTGCCCCAGCACCTAAACCACATTATGTATCGTCCGTACCATTCGGATATTCAGCATATGCATCACCATATATTGCATCACCCTATGTCGGATCATACGTATCGCCCTATTCGTATGCTTATGGCGGATATAGTCCTCTTG GAATTGGAGGAATTGGAGCATATGGAGCTTATGGAGCATATCCGTATGCCTTCtattaa
- the LOC119084411 gene encoding neuropeptide-like 3 isoform X1: MFKVIIFVALVIASVFGAPAPAPAPAPAPKPHYVSSVPFGYSAYASPYIASPYVGSYVSPYSYAYGGYSPLAVGGIGGIGAYGAYGAYPYAFY; encoded by the exons atgttcaaagttATT attttcgtTGCGCTCGTAATTGCTTCGGTGTTTGGAGCACCAGCACCGGCTCCAGCTCCTGCCCCAGCACCTAAACCACATTATGTATCGTCCGTACCATTCGGATATTCAGCATATGCATCACCATATATTGCATCACCCTATGTCGGATCATACGTATCGCCCTATTCGTATGCTTATGGCGGATATAGTCCTCTTG CCGTTGGAGGAATTGGAGGAATTGGAGCATATGGAGCTTATGGAGCATATCCGTATGCCTTCtattaa
- the LOC119084412 gene encoding erythroid differentiation-related factor 1: MESNEKIGYCRYVVPHEKDNSINSDVIVKQTTVMCAKFSKLECNTNLHLPPSNWLTNDGNSYGLRSCLSPSKGFSSFRMAHMFPDCLGEIDVVSSAENIKNLLKLPYSPKSTISMMVHRIENTLLLDDFDLYKFLLQQADDDWKWLRKFIFENLSPKDRSMLLKNYCSKENFDQKKLLSKFLYHSIRPDQPSSDKPTDDAQFDNSTILQEIRSGPLLPEPSVDENIPENGDHVFNRNVVWTFEDIKMLIGTDMPIFGGQTQPCISLKLRDISKPINILTGIDYWLDNLMCNVPEVVMCYHLDGLVQKYELIKTEDLPYLENSNFSPKLIRNVAQNILSFLKRSATKPGHTYWLFKGSNDDFVKLYDLTSLCHNTEEDEPEHSSTETTNLENPFTVPVAMLLYKVAKNMKNMTENMTAKQAGSIKALLDNCIQLLPKEKYPQIVTSSHYMLSDLLLPADIDPSSPIFYSNCQDTHLDKSTLSESDATSDQDESNNSDEIALKTVIESNLEKNWKHNSSPPPITDDVKERCMLALEHIAEGLNCLQFFSQTEEKEKRELDKETAKQKIILEELNPKMAEPCVPIPLPYETLNPEARQINSTKAIPMGWKKDSTPPTPTASPTATANRKNKKKKKKTKKPANVDDRKEDGRSLLLKGKSGVIQSSWNVHLKLLLLEKACLTYATLAEQFYDGDNFGKTLRFILMALNCQKIVAKYMNSISDQTVCLMGRAGDCFFQIATNVENKATNRNEFYCYSKTDLAISQELQKEGKITDVFDLDENMDDLLFTSLKCYASALDMLEPDDDKRRELVRRIGSVRNEIGARSMHQAQEEYAKCARDELVNNQQLDASYEPLYKTLTKRSYANLQRGIEAFEEIKDEANLAILLCNMGRYYRFRASIYLPGDESDTTDLRRLYESAFYHYNRALGILGSRKDNPELSELWDILTWELSTSTFTWAQMVMENTEEFLQDDENYTKLNELWQKALKACDDKTSGPRQTLYKNRKAVIHARIGEIFYKLYVRERLTGKKVHSQLCHLHDDKAIKLLKELCSSIADANLSLAIHLRQMELHSLCADDFFKGTARIVSLRLSLSYALNAKFIFQLYADQAENITDDIIKQMENFEKSLQSILKKAVQVSMKSLAATVANSFKCIYALTLRKPEKLNGLQMATHLVQLLDKMTILPDIEKVK, encoded by the exons ATGGAATCAAACGAAAAG ATCGGCTATTGCCGTTATGTTGTACCACACGAGAAAGACAATTCTATCAATTCCGATGTGATCGTCAAACAGACCACCGTCATGTGTGCCAAATTCTCCAAACTTGAATGCAACACAAATCTCCATTTACCGCCGTCCAATTGGTTGACAAACGATGGAAACTCGTACGGACTTCGCAGTTGTCTGTCACCATCGAAAGGATTCTCCAGCTTTCGTATGGCGCACATGTTTCCCGATTGCCTGGGCGAAATCGATGTGGTTTCCAGTGcggaaaatatcaaaaatctcCTCAAATTGCCTTACTCGCCCAAGTCCACCATCTCGATGATGGTGCATCGTATCGAAAACACACTGCTCCTCGACGACTTTGATCTGTACAAATTTCTGTTGCAACAAGCCGACGACGACTGGAAGTGGCTGCGAAAGTTTATCTTCGAAAATCTGAGTCCGAAGGACCGATCAATGCTGCTGAAGAACTACTGCAGTAAAGAGAACTTTGACCAGAAGAAATTGCTGTCCAAATTTCTGTATCACAGTATACGGCCGGACCAGCCCTCGAGCGATAAACCAACTGATGACGCTCAGTTTGATAATTCGACAATACTGCAAGAGATTCGCAGCGGTCCATTGTTGCCGGAACCGAGTGTCGATGAAAATATTCCGGAAAATGGCGATCACGTTTTCAATCGGAACGTAGTGTGGACCTTTGAGGACATTAAAATGCTAATTGGAACGGACATGCCAATTTTCGGTGGACAAACGCAGCCGTGCATTTCGTTGAAATTGCGCGACATTAGCAAACCGATAAACATTTTAACCGGCATCGACTATTGGCTGGACAATTTGATGTGTAATGTTCCCGAAGTGGTGATGTGCTACCACTTGGATGGACTGGTGCAAAAATATGAATTGATCAAAACGGAGGATCTGCCGTACctcgaaaattcgaatttttcgcCGAAACTCATTCGGAATGTTGCACAGAATATTTTGTCGTTTTTGAAGAGAAGTGCAACGAAGCCAG GTCACACATACTGGCTGTTTAAAGGCAGCAACGACGACTTCGTGAAACTCTACGATCTAACCTCACTGTGCCATAACACCGAAGAGGACGAACCAGAACACAGCAGCACCGAAACCACAAATTTGGAGAATCCATTCACCGTTCCCGTTGCAATGTTACTGTACAAAGTGGCCAAGAATATGAAGAACATGACCGAAAATATGACTGCGAAACAGGCCGGTTCCATCAAGGCACTGCTTGACAATTGCATCCAATTGCTTCCGAAAGAAAAGTATCCACAAATTGTGACGTCGTCACATTACATGCTGTCCGATTTACTACTTCCTGCCGACATCGATCCATCGTCAccaattttctattcaaactGTCAGGACACGCATCTGGACAAATCCACTTTGAGTGAAAGTGACGCTACGTCTGATCAAGATGAAAGTAACAATTCGGATGAGATTGCCCTGAAAACGGTTATCGAATCGAATTTGGAGAAGAATTGGAAACACAATTCGTCACCGCCGCCCATCACCGACGATGTGAAGGAAAGATGCATGTTGGCATTGGAGCACATTGCGGAGGGGTTGAATTGTTTGCAGTTTTTCTCGCAAACCGAAGAGAAGGAGAAAAGGGAATTGGACAAAGAGACGGCGAAACAGAAGATCATTTTGGAGGAGTTGAATCCAAAAATGGCTGAACCGTGCGTTCCAATTCCACTGCCGTATGAGACATTGAACCCCGAAGCAAGACAAATCAATTCCACGAAGGCAATACCGATGGGCTGGAAGAAAGACTCAACACCACCAACGCCAACAGCCAGTCCCACAGCGACAGCGAACCGGaagaataaaaagaagaaaaagaaaaccaagAAACCAGCGAACGTTGACGATCGGAAAGAAGACGGTCGTTCACTGCTGCTAAAAGGAAAGTCTGGAGTGATACAATCGTCGTGGAACGTTCATCTGAAGCTGCTCTTGCTGGAGAAAGCGTGCCTCACATACGCAACCCTCGCCGAACAATTCTACGACGGAGATAATTTCGGCAAAACGTTGAGATTCATCCTGATGGCCTTGAATTGCCAGAAAATCGTCGCGAAATACATGAACTCCATTTCGGATCAAACGGTTTGCCTGATGGGACGAGCTGGTGATTGTTTCTTTCAAATAGCCACCAATGTCGAGAACAAGGCTACGAATCGGAATGAGTTCTACTGCTACAGTAAGACGGACCTGGCGATCAGCCAAGAGCTgcaaaaagaaggaaaaatcaCCGACGTCTTCGATTTGGATGAGAATATGGACGATCTATTGTTTACCAGTCTGAAGTGCTATGCATCGGCACTGGATATGCTCGAGCCGGATGACGATAAACGGAGAGAATTGGTGCGACGAATTGGCAGCGTGCGTAACGAAATAGGAGCGAGGAGCATGCATCAGGCGCAAGAAGAATACGCGAAATGTGCCAGAGATGAGCTGGTGAATAACCAGCAACTGGATGCTTCCTATGAACCTCTCTACAAAACACTGACCAAACGATCGTATGCAAATCTTCAGCGTGGCATCGAAGCGTTCGAAGAGATTAAGGACGAGGCAAACTTAGCCATTTTGTTGTGTAACATGGGTCGGTACTACAGATTCCGCGCCAGCATTTATCTTCCCGGCGATGAGAG TGATACGACCGATTTGAGGAGGCTGTACGAGAGTGCGTTCTATCACTACAATCGGGCACTCGGTATCTTGGGCTCGAGAAAAGATAATCCAGAATTGTCAGAATTGTGGGACATCTTGACGTGGGAACTGTCGACCAGCACCTTCACGTGGGCACAAATGGTTATGGAAAATACGGAAGAGTTT TTACAGGACGACGAAAATTACACCAAACTCAACGAACTGTGGCAAAAGGCATTGAAAGCGTGCGACGACAAAACGTCTGGACCCCGTCAAACCTTATACAAGAATCGAAAGGCGGTGATCCATGCTCGCATTGGTGAAATATTCTACAAATTGTACGTAAGGGAGCGGCTTACAGGGAAAAAGGTACATAGTCAACTGTGCCATTTGCATGACGACAAAGCCATCAAGCTTCTCAAGGAGCTGTGCTCATCGATTGCTGACGCTAATTTGAGCTTGGCGATTCATTTACGGCAAATGGAGCTACACAGTCTTTGCGCCGATG ATTTCTTTAAAGGTACCGCCCGAATCGTCTCCCTGCGGTTGAGTTTATCGTACGCACTCAACGccaaattcattttccaattgTATGCCGACCAAGCGGAAAACATAACCGACGACATCATCAAACAAATGGAAAACTTCGAGAAATCACTGCAATCCATTCTGAAGAAGGCCGTCCAGGTGTCCATGAAATCGTTGGCGGCGACCGTTGCGAATTCATTCAAATGCATTTACGCATTGACTCTGCGGAAACCGGAGAAATTGAATGGACTACAAATGGCCACGCATCTGGTGCAACTATTGgataaaatgactattttacCCGACATTGAGAAAGTGAAATGA
- the LOC119084413 gene encoding 60S ribosomal protein L22, producing MAKSAKTEKPKATADKAKAADKPAKGKVEKAAKPAETKPKPAAAKDAKKPAPAPAKEAAAKKPAAPAKDAKKPAAPAKETAAKAAPAKKPEAKAAPAKKPEAKAAPAKAAAPKAAAPAKPAAPAAAKPAAEAPKTEKAHKATAAKPVQKKRGVAASAAAASGKGRVSKKQLLRGKGLKKKKIQLRFGIDCTDIAEDNIMDVADFQKYLHEHLKVAGKVNNLGNNITFEQQKMKVFVNSDVHFSKRYLKYLTKKYLKKNSLRDWIRVVANEKDSYQLRYFRISSNDDDEEDNE from the exons ATG GCTAAATCTGCTAAGACCGAGAAACCAAAGGCTACGGCCGACAAGGCAAAAGCTGCCGATAAACCAGCAAAGGGAAAGGTAGAAAAAGCTGCCAAACCAGCTGAAACAAAACCGAAACCAGCTGCTGCAAAGGATGCTAAGAAACCAGCTCCAGCACCAGCAAAGGAAGCAGCAGCAAAGAAACCAGCTGCACCAGCTAAGGATGCGAAGAAACCAGCTGCACCAGCCAAGGAGACAGCTGCAAAGGCTGCCCCAGCTAAGAAACCAGAAGCTAAGGCAGCTCCAGCAAAGAAACCAGAAGCTAAGGCAGCTCCAGCCAAGGCTGCTGCACCAAAAGCAGCAGCACCAGCAAAGCCTGCAGCACCTGCAGCAGCTAAACCTGCTGCTGAGGCACCAAAAACCGAAAAGGCACACAAAGCCACTGCAGCCAAACCAGTACAGAAGAAACGTGGAGTGGCCGCATCAGCAGCCGCTGCATCAGGCAAGGGTCGCGTTAGCAAGAAGCAATTGCTTCGAGGCAAGGgtttgaagaagaagaagatccAACTACGTTTTGGAATCGATTGTACAGACATTGCCGAGGACAACATTATGGATGTTGCCGATTTC CAAAAATACTTACACGAACACTTGAAAGTGGCCGGCAAAGTCAACAACTTGGGCAACAACATTACATTCGAGCAACAGAAGATGAAAGTATTCGTCAACTCCGATGTCCACTTCTCCAAACGGTATCTGAAGTACTTGACGAAAAAGTATTTGAAGAAGAACAGTCTCCGCGATTGGATCCGTGTGGTCGCCAACGAAAAGGACTCGTACCAATTGAGATACTTCCGAATCAGCTCGAACGATGATGATGAGGAGGACAACGAATAG